The Pyrus communis chromosome 2, drPyrComm1.1, whole genome shotgun sequence genome includes a window with the following:
- the LOC137727078 gene encoding ATP-dependent DNA helicase PIF1-like — MNTQDPNARQLSYVEFPSKYVWNSDNKEWTRRKNGKSLGRVAYVHPAAGELYYLRLLLNYQKGGFCFDDLRTIRGVLQPTFQAACNSLGLLGDDKEWNNAMLEAMVTASSHQLFVTLVLFCDVADPATLFDAHWKMMCDDISIKMINAFGLQDMSKYEDELKNSLLYELEKLFVASNSSLSKHHLPIPSKDVIDRLKNRSLREELNYDTESLKEQHSQLVAQLNREQKMVYDSVIKVVDHNQPGMFFVHGHGGTGKTFLWTTIIAKIRSENHIVLAVASSGIASLLLPGGRTAHSRFKIPISITDCSLCEIKKGTHLAQLISDAALIIWDEAPMNHKQYFETLDRSLRDVLKGSKPGFDDLPFGGKPILFGGDFRQILPIVPNGTKADIVEASLTNSYL; from the coding sequence ATGAATACTCAAGATCCTAATGCACGCCAGTTGTCTTATGTGGAATTTCCTTCGAAATATGTTTGGAATAGTGACAATAAAGAGTGGACTCGAAGGAAAAATGGTAAATCTCTAGGTAGAGTTGCATATGTTCACCCTGCTGCCGGTGAATTATACTATTTGAGATTATTGCTTAATTATCAAAAAGGTGGCTTTTGTTTTGATGATTTAAGAACAATTAGAGGTGTTCTTCAACCCACATTTCAGGCTGCATGCAACTCGCTTGGCCTATTGGGAGATGACAAGGAGTGGAACAATGCAATGTTAGAAGCGATGGTTACCGCATCATCGCATCAATTGTTTGTTAcattagttttgttttgtgatgtTGCTGATCCAGCAACTTTGTTTGACGCACATTGGAAAATGATGTGTGATGACATCTCGATAAAGATGATTAATGCTTTTGGCTTGCAAGATATGTCTAAGTATGAGGATGAACTTAAAAATTCTCTTTTGTATGAGTTAGAAAAGTTGTTTGTTGCTTCAAATAGTTCTCTATCTAAGCATCATCTCCCAATTCCAAGCAAAGATGTGATAGATAGACTTAAGAATAGAAGTTTAAGAGAGGAGTTAAACTACGACACTGAATCATTGAAAGAGCAACATTCACAGTTGGTTGCACAATTGAATAGAGAACAAAAAATGGTTTATGATAGTGTCATAAAGGTAGTTGATCATAATCAGCCTGGTATGTTTTTTGTTCATGGACATGGTGGGACTGGTAAAACTTTTTTGTGGACTACTATCATAGCTAAGATTAGATCAGAAAACCATATTGTTTTGGCAGTAGCTTCATCTGGAATTGCCTCCCTTTTGCTTCCTGGAGGAAGAACTGCACACTCTCGATTTAAAATCCCTATTAGCATTACAGATTGTTCACTttgtgaaataaaaaaaggaactcATCTAGCACAATTAATTAGTGATGCAGCTCTTATTATTTGGGATGAAGCACCAATGAATCATAAACAATATTTTGAAACTTTAGATAGATCTCTTCGTGATGTTCTCAAAGGTTCAAAACCAGGTTTTGATGATTTGCCATTTGGAGGAAAGCCAATTCTCTTTGGAGGTGATTTTAGACAAATTTTACCTATTGTCCCAAATGGAACTAAGGCTGACATTGTTGAAGCTTCGTTGACAAACTCTTATCTTTAG
- the LOC137727076 gene encoding uncharacterized protein, whose amino-acid sequence MAFTSMGAKVDASINKGQGPYVFKINGQVHHLMGSLLPPEGESPKFAQLYIYDTQNEVNNRMSCFPHSEASSKLDEQIVGGLIKMLDECNVLVQLFRLARDRINQQSASSLRLRLHDTVSNHDAQYNQPTCDGIGGLIVGDIGQFHTERDIIIEHKATGLQRITKLHPKYMALQYPILFPYGEDGYTKGLPWNPAFKGGKPKTGGVSMRAFLGYQIQDRPGQDSTLLKGGRLFQQYLVDAYATLEEDRLDFIRTNQSSLRTERLKGIHEALKNGNASGSDIGKRIILPTSFTGSARYMINNYQDAMAICRHLGNPDLFITFTCNARWPEIIEDLRERPGCKAEDRPDIISRVFKAKLDHMIKYIKSGKPFGKIESG is encoded by the coding sequence ATGGCATTCACTTCAATGGGGGCTAAAGTTGATGCATCAATAAACAAGGGTCAAGGTCCTTATGTTTTTAAGATTAATGGTCAGGTGCATCATTTAATGGGTTCTTTGTTGCCTCCTGAAGGCGAGAGCCCTAAATTTGCCCAACTCTACATTTATGACACTCAAAATGAAGTCAACAATCGTATGAGTTGTTTTCCTCATTCTGAAGCATCTTCAAAACTTGACGAACAAATTGTTGGTGGGCTCATTAAAATGTTAGATGAGTGTAATGTGTTGGTTCAATTATTTAGACTTGCAAGGGATAGAATTAATCAACAGTCAGCAAGTTCTTTGCGCTTGCGTTTGCACGACACAGTGAGCAACCATGATGCGCAATATAATCAACCAACATGCGACGGCATAGGAGGGTTAATTGTTGGGGATATCGGTCAATTTCACACCGAAAGAGATATTATTATTGAACACAAGGCCACTGGTCTACAAAGGATAACAAAGTTGCATCCTAAATATATGGCTCTTCAATATCCTATTCTTTTCCCATATGGTGAAGATGGATACACCAAAGGTCTTCCTTGGAATCCTGCTTTTAAGGGGGGAAAACCCAAGACTGGTGGGGTGTCTATGAGAGCATTTCTAGGTTACCAAATTCAGGATAGACCAGGACAGGATAGCACCCTGTTAAAGGGTGGCAGATTGTTTCAACAATATTTAGTAGATGCATATGCCACACTTGAAGAAGATAGACTTGATTTCATTAGGACAAATCAAAGTTCTTTGAGAACTGAGCGTCTTAAAGGAATTCATGAGGCGTTAAAAAATGGAAATGCAAGTGGTTCAGACATTGGTAAGAGGATTATCTTGCCAACTTCATTTACTGGCAGTGCTAGGTATATGATAAATAATTATCAAGATGCCATGGCTATATGTCGTCACTTAGGAAATCCTGACTTATTCATCACCTTTACATGCAATGCTAGGTGGCCAGAAATTATTGAAGATCTACGTGAAAGACCTGGTTGTAAGGCTGAAGACAGACCAGACATCATATCCAGAGTTTTCAAAGCAAAACTTGATCATATGATTAAGTATATAAAATCAGGAAAACCTTTTGGCAAAATTGAATCTGGTTAG